The Aquidulcibacter paucihalophilus genomic interval CGAGGTGGTCGGCCTGGAGCGGCTGCATGCCATCCGGGACTCGGGAAAGCCGGTGGTTTTCGTGGGCGGCCATTTCGCCAATATCGAGACGCTGGCGGCGACCATCACGGGCTCGGGCGTGCCGTGCCAGATCACCTATCGCGCGGCCAACAATCCCTATGTCGACGCCCAGATCATCGCGGCGCGGGCCCGCTACGGGGTGAAGCTGTTCGCGCCCAAGGGCGGCGACGGGGCGCGGGAGTTGCTGGCCGGCATGGCGCGCGGCGAGTCCGTGGCCCTGATGAATGACCAGAAATTCTCGGAAGGTCCCGAGGTGACCTTCTTCGGTCAGCCCGTGAACGCCGCCCCCGGCCCCAGCCGTCTGGCGCTGCGGTTCGGCACGGTGCTGCAGCCGATGTCGGTGGTGCGGTTGCCGGGCGTGCGGTTCCGGCTGACCGTCTATGAGCCGATCGAACTGGAACAGACCGGCGATCGGCAGGGGGACATCGCGCGCGGCGTCCAGGCGATCACCCTCTTTGTCGAGGACCGGGTGCGCGAGAGCCCGGTGGACTGGTTCTGGGTCCACA includes:
- a CDS encoding lipid A biosynthesis acyltransferase, which gives rise to MRLLGVERASALGGWLLRTLGPKTGTQRTVMRNLRIAFPDMPEDAREALALAQWEQTGRAFAETAVMDILVKQGRIEVVGLERLHAIRDSGKPVVFVGGHFANIETLAATITGSGVPCQITYRAANNPYVDAQIIAARARYGVKLFAPKGGDGARELLAGMARGESVALMNDQKFSEGPEVTFFGQPVNAAPGPSRLALRFGTVLQPMSVVRLPGVRFRLTVYEPIELEQTGDRQGDIARGVQAITLFVEDRVRESPVDWFWVHKRWPDRVYAALESSLA